A stretch of Fusarium fujikuroi IMI 58289 draft genome, chromosome FFUJ_chr10 DNA encodes these proteins:
- a CDS encoding related to purine transporter azgA — protein sequence MKNHAADLAARFNRRVATSFIGRFFRLEGSSHSMEIDGTTFLKEVRAGATTFAAMTYIIAVNASILSQTGGPCVCDETNRIDCDKIDSYTICKEEVRRDLVTATSAIAGLATLVFGLFTNLPIALAPGMGLNAYFAFQVVGYNGSGSIPYGVALTAVFTEGLIFVFLALTGMRQWLVKLIPSTIKSATGAGIGLFLTEIGLSYGSGIGAITGGFNATPLAIAGCPVDRINPDTQMCEGGIMTSPKLWTAIFAGGLLTAYLMAFRVKYAFVIGIAFVSILSWPRDTAVTYFPHTPEGDSRFELFRKVASINPMKHTLNALDWNVGQHGTQFALALFTFLYVDIIDATATMFSMVRFCGVVDDRDGDFPRSTLAYCCDAISISISALFGCSPVTAFIESGAGIAEGGRTGLTAMTTGFLFLLSIVFGPIFSSVPPWATGPALILVGCMMARQITEINWRYIGDTLPSFVVIAFVPFSYSVAYGIIAGMFLYTVLNLMISLTVRLSGGKLEPDNYDMKEYWTWKAPGRKPWFVRAFRNVTYSAKDTHESSPQIFDAHGGLDCEMVRVASSDERKDEARVSVSVPVPALSRFSR from the exons ATGAAGAACCACGCGGCAGATCTAGCCGCAAGGTTCAACAGGCGTGTCGCAACCTCCTTCATTGGCCGGTTCTTCAGGCTAGAGGGCAGTAGTCAC AGCATGGAGATCGACGGGACGACGTTCTTGAAAGAAGTTCGTGCTGGGGCGACGACCTTTGCTGCTATGACGTATATCATTGCTGTCAAT GCTTCTATTTTGTCGCAGACGGGTGGTCCTTGTGTTTGTGATGAGACGAATAGGATTGATTGTGATAAGATTGATAGCTATACGATATGTAAAGAGG AGGTGAGGCGAGATCTCGTCACGGCGACATCAGCCATCGCAGGGCTCGCAACCCTCGTGTTTGGTCTCTTCACCAACCTTCCCATAGCCCTCGC ACCTGGCATGGGCCTCAACGCCTACTTCGCCTTTCAAGTAGTAGGCTACAACGGCTCAGGCAGTATCCCCTACGGCGTCGCGTTAACAGCAGTCTTCACCGAGGGTCtcatctttgtctttctcGCTCTTACAGGTATGCGGCAATGGCTCGTGAAACTCATCCCGTCAACCATAAAATCTGCAACGGGAGCAGGCATTGGTTTGTTTCTTACAGAAATCGGGTTGTCGTACGGTTCGGGCATTGGTGCTATCACTGGGGGCTTTAACGCGACGCCGCTGGCAATTGCTGGATGTCCTGTTGATAGGATTAATCCGGATACTCAGATGTGTGAGGGCGGGATAATGACCAGTCCGAAG CTTTGGACTGCGATATTTGCTGGTGGGTTACTGACGGCGTACCTCATGGCCTTTCGGGTCAAATACGCCTTCGTCATTGGCATCGCATTTGTATCCATCCTCTCGTGGCC ACGCGATACTGCCGTGACATACTTCCCTCACACACCAGAAGGAGACTCCCGTTTCGAGCTCTTCCGCAAAGTAGCTTCCATCAACCCCATGAAGCATACCCTCAATGCTCTCGACTGGAACGTCGGCCAACACGGGACTCAATTTgccctcgccctcttcaCATTCCTTTA CGTTGATATCATTGATGCCACAGCAACAATGTTCTCCATGGTTCGATTCTGCGGCGTCGTTGACGATCGAGATGGAGATTTTCCCCGCTCAACCCTGGCTTATTGCTGCGATGCAATCAGTATTTCTATCAGTGCGCTGTTCGGTTGTTCGCCTGTTACGGCATTCATTGAGAGCGGCGCTGGTATTGCTGAGGGAGGCCGCACTGGTCTCACAGCGATGACTACTggcttcttgtttcttttgtcTATCGTGTTTGGGCCCATTTTCTCATCTGTGCCGCCGTGGGCAACTGGACCGGCTCTGATTCTG GTCGGATGCATGATGGCTCGTCAAATTACCGAGATCAACTGGCGCTATATCGGTGACACGCTCCCCTCATTCGTCGTGATTGCCTTTGTTCCATTTTCGTACAGCGTAGCCTACGGCATAATTGC CGGCATGTTTCTCTACACAGTTCTGAATCTCATGATTTCCTTAACCGTTCGCCTCTCAGGCGGTAAGCTTGAGCCAGATAACTACGACATGAAAGAATACTGGACCTGGAAAGCACCAGGAAGAAAACCATGGTTTGTCCGGGCTTTTAGAAACGTTACTTACTCTGCAAAGGATACACATGAATCTAGTCCTCAAATATTTGATGCCCATGGTGGCTTGGACTGTGAGATGGTGAGGGTTGCGTCGTCGGATGAGAGGAAGGACGAGGCGCGCGTGTCGGTCTCTGTACCTGTGCCTGCGCTTTCTAGATTCTCTCGTTGA